A single genomic interval of Streptomyces graminofaciens harbors:
- a CDS encoding amidohydrolase family protein: METMETQESPAPFPKIISVDDHTVEPPNVWQDRLPKKYRDIGPRIVRAPLKEMTFLGGRFKPVMGSPGDDGPIGDWWVYEDLHRPLTRLDTAVGYSRDEIKLEVITYEQMRPGSYDVPARLADMDVNHVQSALCFPTFPRFCGQTFTEADDHELGLLGVRAYNDWMVEEWCGPAARGRLIPLTLIPLWDAELAAAEVRRNAARGVRAVAFSEIPPHLGLPSVHTDDWDPFLAACDETGTVVAMHIGSSSRMPSTSADAPPAVGSTITFANCCFSMVDWLMSGKFERFPNLKVMYAEGQIGWIPYILERADVVWEENRGWGGVADKVHRPPSELFADHVYGCFFDDAFGLRNLDAIGVGNVLYETDYPHSDSTWPESRQVGEAQMGHLDADVVDRIVRRNAIGLLGLTEEGLWEPSAR; this comes from the coding sequence ATGGAGACCATGGAGACCCAGGAGAGCCCCGCACCCTTCCCGAAGATCATCTCCGTCGACGACCACACGGTTGAGCCCCCGAACGTCTGGCAGGACCGGCTCCCGAAGAAGTACCGGGACATCGGCCCCCGGATAGTCCGCGCACCGCTGAAGGAGATGACCTTCCTCGGCGGCCGCTTCAAGCCCGTCATGGGCAGCCCCGGCGACGACGGCCCGATCGGCGACTGGTGGGTCTACGAGGACCTGCACCGCCCGCTCACCCGCCTCGACACCGCCGTCGGATACAGCAGGGACGAGATCAAGCTGGAGGTCATCACCTACGAGCAGATGCGCCCCGGCTCCTACGACGTGCCCGCCCGGCTCGCCGACATGGACGTCAACCACGTCCAGTCCGCCCTCTGCTTCCCGACCTTCCCACGCTTCTGCGGCCAGACGTTCACCGAGGCCGACGACCACGAGCTGGGTCTGCTGGGCGTACGGGCGTACAACGACTGGATGGTGGAGGAGTGGTGCGGCCCGGCCGCGCGCGGGCGGCTGATCCCGCTCACCCTCATCCCCCTCTGGGACGCCGAACTCGCCGCCGCCGAGGTCCGCCGCAACGCGGCGCGCGGAGTACGGGCGGTCGCCTTCTCCGAGATCCCCCCGCACCTGGGCCTGCCGTCCGTCCACACGGACGACTGGGACCCGTTCCTCGCGGCCTGCGACGAGACCGGCACGGTCGTCGCGATGCACATCGGCTCGTCGAGCCGCATGCCGTCGACCTCGGCCGACGCGCCGCCCGCCGTCGGCTCGACCATCACCTTCGCCAACTGCTGCTTCTCGATGGTCGACTGGCTGATGAGCGGCAAGTTCGAACGCTTCCCCAACCTCAAGGTGATGTACGCGGAGGGCCAGATCGGCTGGATCCCCTACATCCTGGAACGCGCCGACGTGGTCTGGGAGGAGAACCGCGGCTGGGGCGGCGTCGCGGACAAGGTCCACCGCCCACCGTCGGAACTGTTCGCCGACCACGTCTACGGCTGCTTCTTCGACGACGCGTTCGGGCTCCGCAACCTGGACGCCATAGGGGTGGGGAACGTGTTGTACGAGACCGACTATCCCCACTCCGACTCGACCTGGCCCGAGTCACGGCAGGTGGGGGAGGCGCAGATGGGGCACCTGGACGCGGACGTGGTGGACCGGATCGTACGGCGCAACGCGATCGGGTTGCTGGGGTTGACGGAGGAGGGACTGTGGGAGCCGTCCGCGCGGTGA
- a CDS encoding BTAD domain-containing putative transcriptional regulator, which yields MGGGPRVPEEGEQRVPEQRSPADARVPDAGAGAGAAMLRFSVLGPVRAWRGAEPLSTGSPQQRALLAALLLREGRTATASELIDALWGDDPPSQALAAVRTYASRLRKVLSADVLVSESGGYAIRALPGGALDLAVAQELAADAEKAKSSGDLCHARQLLNKALGLWDGEVLASVPGPYAETQRARLDEWRLQLVETRLDMDLEQGCHAEAVSELTALTAAHPLRERLRELLMLALYRSGRQAEALAVYADTRRLLADELGVDPRPGLSDLQQRILQADPGLAEPSAPLTPEPAAGPVRPAQLPATVPDFTGRSAFVAELSEVLAAASGAEGQVMAVSALAGIGGVGKTTLAVHVAHQARAAFPDGQLYVDLQGAGARAAEPETVLGAFLRALGTPDSKIPDSLEERAALYRSVLDGRRVLVLLDNARDAAQVRPLLPGTAGCAALVTARVRMVDLAGAHLVDLDVMSPDEAIQLFTKIVGRERVASERKAALDVVAACGFLPLAIRIAASRLASRRTWTVSVLAAKLADERRRLDELQAGDLAVKATFELGYGQLEPSQARAFRLLGLADGPDISLAAAAAVLDLTLDDTEDILESLVDTSLLESAAPGRYRFHDLVRLYARACAERDEQPPSERESAMSRLLDFYLATAAGVYAIERPGDRLVNHLEPTEYKGLRFTEGAAALDWLYTEAAPLLACVQQAAGTGRLRGAVDLLWAANDLTESGANSHQYETTARAMCDATREAGDTRAEGRARTTLTNVLLDNGRIQQAEEQARIALELASAARDDTAVSWAANERGLICLHQGLYTESKPFFELAIERLRAVGNRPFEATCLGNLSRAHLGMGNVEEAVEFAQRGLALHIDIGRTLRLGNSHYAVGITLTRAGRHDEALVQFTEALGILSEHRQRLWEGTTNFRMAEVHLAARRPAYAARHAEQALALGCIGGDRMRGNVLTLLGRSLLAMGQVDRARACWQEALSLYEQSDAPEADAVRALLSPAQAA from the coding sequence ATGGGGGGTGGACCGCGAGTGCCGGAGGAGGGTGAGCAGCGCGTGCCGGAACAGCGGAGTCCCGCGGACGCTCGGGTTCCGGACGCCGGGGCCGGTGCCGGTGCCGCCATGCTCCGCTTCAGCGTGCTCGGTCCGGTGCGCGCCTGGCGTGGCGCCGAGCCCCTGTCCACCGGGTCGCCGCAGCAACGCGCCCTGCTGGCCGCGCTGTTGCTCCGCGAGGGCCGTACGGCGACCGCGAGCGAGCTGATCGACGCGCTGTGGGGCGACGATCCGCCCTCGCAGGCGCTGGCCGCCGTACGGACGTACGCCTCGCGGCTGCGCAAGGTGCTCTCCGCCGATGTGCTGGTGAGCGAGTCCGGCGGTTACGCGATCCGGGCGCTGCCGGGGGGCGCGCTGGATCTCGCCGTGGCGCAGGAGCTCGCGGCGGACGCCGAGAAGGCCAAGAGTTCCGGGGATCTTTGCCATGCCCGCCAGCTGCTGAACAAGGCGCTGGGGCTGTGGGACGGGGAGGTGCTGGCGAGCGTTCCGGGGCCGTACGCGGAGACGCAGCGGGCCCGGCTCGACGAGTGGCGGCTGCAACTCGTCGAGACGCGGCTGGACATGGACCTGGAGCAGGGCTGCCACGCGGAGGCGGTGTCGGAGCTGACGGCTCTCACGGCCGCGCACCCGCTCCGGGAGCGCCTGCGCGAGCTGCTGATGCTCGCGCTGTACCGCAGTGGGCGGCAGGCCGAGGCCCTCGCCGTGTACGCCGACACCCGCCGCCTCCTCGCCGACGAGCTGGGGGTCGACCCGAGGCCGGGCCTGAGCGATCTCCAGCAGCGGATCCTCCAGGCCGACCCGGGCCTCGCCGAGCCCTCCGCGCCCCTCACCCCCGAACCGGCCGCCGGACCGGTCCGGCCCGCCCAACTTCCCGCCACCGTGCCGGACTTCACCGGCCGGTCCGCCTTCGTCGCCGAGCTGAGCGAGGTGCTGGCGGCGGCGTCCGGGGCCGAGGGCCAGGTCATGGCCGTATCGGCGCTGGCGGGCATAGGCGGGGTCGGCAAGACGACCCTCGCCGTGCACGTGGCGCATCAGGCGCGGGCGGCCTTCCCCGACGGGCAGCTGTACGTCGACCTCCAGGGCGCGGGCGCGCGGGCCGCCGAGCCGGAGACGGTCCTCGGCGCGTTCCTGCGGGCGCTCGGCACCCCCGACTCCAAGATCCCGGACTCGCTGGAGGAGCGGGCGGCACTGTACCGCTCGGTGCTCGACGGGCGCCGGGTGCTGGTGCTGCTGGACAACGCGCGGGACGCGGCCCAGGTACGGCCCCTGCTGCCCGGCACGGCGGGCTGCGCGGCGCTGGTGACGGCCCGGGTGCGGATGGTGGACCTGGCGGGGGCGCATCTGGTCGACCTGGACGTGATGTCGCCGGACGAGGCCATCCAGCTGTTCACGAAGATCGTCGGCCGGGAGCGCGTCGCCTCCGAGCGCAAGGCCGCCCTCGACGTGGTCGCGGCCTGCGGTTTCCTGCCGCTGGCGATCCGGATCGCGGCCTCCCGGCTCGCCTCCCGTCGTACCTGGACGGTGTCGGTGCTGGCCGCGAAGCTCGCCGACGAGCGGCGGCGGCTGGACGAGTTGCAGGCCGGGGACCTGGCCGTGAAGGCGACCTTCGAACTGGGCTACGGCCAGCTGGAGCCCTCGCAGGCCCGCGCGTTCCGCCTCCTCGGCCTGGCCGACGGCCCGGACATCTCCCTGGCAGCCGCGGCCGCCGTACTGGACCTCACCCTCGACGACACCGAGGACATCCTCGAATCCCTCGTCGACACCTCGCTCCTCGAATCCGCCGCCCCCGGCCGCTACCGCTTCCACGACCTCGTCCGCCTCTACGCGCGTGCCTGCGCCGAACGTGACGAACAGCCGCCGAGCGAGCGGGAGTCGGCGATGTCGCGGCTGCTGGACTTCTATCTGGCCACGGCGGCCGGCGTCTACGCGATCGAACGCCCCGGCGACCGCCTCGTGAACCACCTGGAGCCGACGGAGTACAAAGGGCTCCGGTTCACGGAGGGCGCGGCGGCGCTGGACTGGCTGTACACGGAGGCGGCCCCGCTGCTCGCCTGCGTCCAGCAGGCCGCGGGCACGGGGCGCCTCCGGGGCGCGGTGGACCTGCTGTGGGCCGCGAACGACCTCACCGAGTCGGGCGCCAACTCCCACCAGTACGAGACGACCGCGCGCGCCATGTGCGACGCGACACGGGAGGCCGGGGACACCCGCGCGGAGGGCCGGGCCCGAACGACTCTCACCAACGTCCTGCTGGACAACGGACGCATCCAGCAGGCGGAGGAGCAGGCGCGGATCGCCCTGGAACTCGCCTCCGCCGCACGGGACGACACCGCCGTCAGCTGGGCCGCCAACGAACGGGGGCTCATCTGTCTGCACCAGGGCCTGTACACGGAGAGCAAGCCCTTCTTCGAGCTGGCCATCGAGCGGCTGCGGGCCGTCGGCAACCGGCCCTTCGAGGCGACCTGCCTGGGCAACCTCTCCCGGGCGCACCTGGGCATGGGCAACGTCGAGGAGGCCGTCGAGTTCGCCCAGCGGGGCCTCGCGCTGCACATCGACATCGGCCGGACACTGCGGCTCGGCAACAGCCACTACGCCGTGGGCATCACCCTGACCCGGGCCGGGCGGCACGACGAGGCGCTCGTACAGTTCACCGAGGCCCTGGGTATCCTCAGCGAGCACCGGCAACGGCTCTGGGAGGGCACGACCAACTTCCGTATGGCCGAGGTGCACCTGGCGGCCCGCCGCCCCGCGTACGCCGCCCGGCACGCCGAACAGGCCCTCGCGCTGGGCTGCATCGGCGGCGACCGGATGCGGGGCAACGTGCTGACGCTGCTAGGGCGTTCGCTGCTGGCCATGGGGCAGGTGGACCGGGCCAGGGCCTGCTGGCAGGAGGCGCTCAGCCTCTACGAGCAGAGCGACGCCCCGGAGGCGGACGCGGTACGCGCGCTGCTGAGCCCCGCTCAGGCGGCATGA
- a CDS encoding fatty acid--CoA ligase family protein: MRGDVAWGTVPGLVRSAAERYADVEAVVDGRTRVSYAELGARVERAAAACVANGVRVGDRVGVWAPNSLEWIVSALGAVTAGAVLVPLNTRFKGAEAADVLARSRARLLFVTGTFLGTSYVASLRRAAGADGGRLRHPAAGGPVATGPLPGLPHLEQVVVLSDDAPADFRTWKDFLASGDGVAAGEVRARSAALTGDSPSDIIFTSGTTGRPKGAVITHAQTLRAYEVWSDLAGLRQGDRYLVVNPFFHTFGYKAGVIACLMRGATIIPQPVFNVATALANVAAERISVLPGPPTLHQSLLDHPARDDYDLSTLRLVVTGAAVVPLQLVERLRAELRVATVLTAYGLSEASGIVTMCRRGDEPSVIASTSGRAIPGTEVEVVSPSGTPLPAGVQGEVWVHGFNVMPGYFEDPDATARTVTEDGWLRTGDVGVLDADGNLRITDRIKDLFIVGGFNAYPAEIEQLIGLHPEVADVAVIGVPDARLGEVGKAYVVRRPDATLTADDLIAWARREMANYKVPRAVEFVGELPRNASGKVVKGELRRGVSPAGR; encoded by the coding sequence GTGCGCGGTGACGTGGCGTGGGGGACCGTCCCCGGGCTGGTCCGCTCGGCGGCCGAGCGGTACGCCGACGTCGAGGCGGTGGTGGACGGCCGTACGCGGGTGTCGTACGCGGAGCTGGGCGCCCGCGTGGAGCGGGCGGCGGCGGCCTGTGTGGCGAACGGCGTCCGGGTGGGCGACCGGGTCGGCGTCTGGGCGCCGAACTCGCTGGAGTGGATCGTCTCGGCGCTGGGCGCGGTGACGGCCGGGGCGGTGCTGGTGCCGCTCAACACCCGCTTCAAGGGCGCCGAGGCGGCGGACGTACTGGCGCGCAGCCGGGCGCGGCTGCTCTTCGTCACCGGCACGTTCCTGGGGACGTCGTACGTGGCGTCGCTGCGGCGGGCGGCGGGGGCGGACGGCGGACGCCTGCGCCATCCGGCGGCGGGCGGCCCGGTCGCGACGGGTCCGCTGCCCGGGCTGCCGCACCTGGAGCAGGTGGTCGTGCTCTCCGACGACGCCCCCGCCGACTTCCGCACCTGGAAGGACTTCCTGGCGAGCGGCGACGGGGTGGCGGCGGGGGAGGTGCGGGCACGCTCGGCCGCGCTGACCGGCGACTCCCCCTCGGACATCATCTTCACCTCGGGGACCACCGGCCGCCCCAAGGGCGCGGTGATCACCCACGCGCAGACACTCCGCGCGTACGAGGTGTGGAGCGACCTGGCGGGCCTCAGGCAGGGCGACCGCTACCTCGTCGTCAACCCCTTCTTCCACACCTTCGGCTACAAGGCGGGCGTGATCGCCTGTCTGATGCGCGGGGCGACGATCATCCCGCAGCCGGTGTTCAACGTGGCGACGGCCCTGGCGAACGTGGCCGCGGAGCGGATCTCGGTACTCCCCGGCCCGCCCACGCTCCACCAGTCGCTCCTGGACCACCCGGCGCGCGACGACTACGACCTCTCCACCCTGCGCCTGGTGGTGACGGGCGCGGCGGTCGTCCCCCTCCAGCTGGTGGAGCGCCTGCGGGCGGAGCTGCGGGTGGCCACCGTCCTGACGGCGTACGGCCTGTCCGAGGCCAGCGGCATCGTCACGATGTGCCGGCGCGGCGACGAACCGTCGGTGATCGCGTCGACGTCCGGACGCGCGATCCCCGGTACGGAGGTCGAGGTGGTGAGCCCCTCGGGCACGCCGCTGCCCGCCGGAGTGCAGGGGGAGGTGTGGGTCCATGGCTTCAACGTCATGCCCGGCTACTTCGAGGACCCCGACGCGACCGCGCGGACGGTGACGGAGGACGGCTGGCTGCGCACGGGCGACGTCGGCGTACTGGACGCCGACGGCAACCTCCGCATCACCGACCGCATCAAGGACCTCTTCATCGTCGGCGGCTTCAACGCCTACCCCGCCGAGATCGAGCAACTCATCGGCCTCCACCCCGAGGTCGCGGACGTCGCGGTCATCGGCGTCCCGGACGCCCGCCTCGGCGAGGTCGGCAAGGCGTACGTCGTACGCCGCCCCGACGCGACCCTGACCGCCGACGACCTGATCGCCTGGGCCCGACGGGAGATGGCGAACTACAAGGTGCCGAGGGCGGTGGAGTTCGTGGGGGAGCTGCCGCGGAACGCGAGCGGGAAGGTGGTGAAGGGGGAACTGCGGCGGGGCGTCAGCCCGGCGGGGCGGTGA
- a CDS encoding lipid-transfer protein has translation MAVLKDATAIVGIGQTPFAKRLPQSERALACRAILAALDDAGIAPGEVDALASYTMEETDEVEVAKALGLGDLTFFSKVGYGGGGSCATVAHLAAAIASGQATVGVAWRSRKRGSGPRPWKNTTAQLPTPAQWTRPFGLLRPADEIAMLTRRYLHEYGATRDHLFNVALACRNRANQNPAAIMYDRPLTREMYMTSRWISEPLCLFDNCLETDGALACVLVSAERARDCRRPPVYVHSAAQGLPAQHHGMVNYWNDDPLTGPAWTAARHLWKHADVTPDDIDVAQIYDAFTPLIPLSLEGYGFCGRGEGGSFTEGGALEIGGRLPLNTSGGGLSEAYVHGFNLITEGVRQLRGTSTAQVPGAATCLVTAGEGVPTSALLLRN, from the coding sequence ATGGCCGTGCTCAAGGACGCGACCGCGATCGTCGGCATCGGGCAGACCCCCTTCGCCAAGCGACTCCCGCAATCGGAGCGGGCGTTGGCGTGCCGGGCGATCCTCGCCGCGCTGGACGACGCCGGGATCGCGCCGGGCGAGGTCGACGCGCTGGCCTCGTACACGATGGAGGAGACCGACGAGGTCGAGGTCGCCAAGGCGCTCGGCCTCGGCGACCTCACCTTCTTCAGCAAGGTCGGCTACGGCGGCGGCGGTTCCTGCGCCACGGTCGCGCATCTCGCCGCCGCGATCGCCTCCGGCCAGGCCACGGTCGGCGTCGCCTGGCGGTCCCGCAAACGCGGCTCGGGCCCCCGCCCGTGGAAGAACACCACGGCACAACTCCCCACCCCCGCGCAGTGGACCCGCCCCTTCGGCCTGCTCCGCCCCGCCGACGAGATAGCCATGCTCACCCGCCGCTATCTCCACGAGTACGGCGCCACCCGCGACCACCTCTTCAACGTCGCCCTCGCCTGCCGCAACCGCGCCAACCAGAACCCGGCGGCGATCATGTACGACCGCCCGCTGACCCGCGAGATGTACATGACGTCGCGCTGGATCAGCGAGCCCCTCTGCCTCTTCGACAACTGCCTGGAGACGGACGGCGCGCTGGCCTGCGTCCTGGTGTCGGCGGAACGCGCCCGGGACTGCCGCCGACCGCCCGTCTACGTCCACTCCGCCGCCCAGGGCCTGCCCGCCCAGCACCACGGCATGGTCAACTACTGGAACGACGACCCGCTGACGGGCCCCGCCTGGACCGCCGCCCGCCACCTCTGGAAGCACGCGGACGTGACCCCCGACGACATCGACGTCGCCCAGATCTACGACGCGTTCACCCCCCTCATCCCGCTCTCCCTGGAGGGCTACGGCTTCTGCGGCCGTGGCGAGGGCGGCTCGTTCACGGAGGGCGGCGCCCTGGAGATCGGTGGCCGCCTGCCCCTCAACACCTCCGGGGGCGGCCTCAGCGAGGCGTACGTGCACGGCTTCAACCTGATCACCGAGGGCGTGCGGCAGCTGCGGGGGACGAGTACGGCGCAGGTGCCGGGAGCGGCGACATGCCTGGTCACGGCAGGCGAAGGCGTACCGACATCGGCCCTGCTGCTGCGGAACTGA